A genomic stretch from Canis lupus familiaris isolate Mischka breed German Shepherd chromosome 15, alternate assembly UU_Cfam_GSD_1.0, whole genome shotgun sequence includes:
- the MOB3C gene encoding MOB kinase activator 3C isoform X2, protein MTELRPCVLPLCVVPTADLSAPEGIHRSCPWTPGPRPSRAMALCLKQVFAKDKTFRPRKRFEPGTQRFELYKKAQASLKSGLDLRSVVRLPPGESIDDWIAVHVVDFFNRINLIYGTMAERCSETSCPVMAGGPRYEYRWQDERQYRRPAKLSAPRYMALLMDWIEGLINDEDVFPTRVGVPFPKNFQQVCTKILTRLFRVFVHVYIHHFDSILGMGAEAHVNTCYKHFYYFIREFSLVDQRELEPLREMTERICH, encoded by the exons ATGACGGAGCTCCGACCTTGCGTTCTCCCTCTGTGCGTTGTCCCTACTGCTGACTTGTCAGCACCTGAG GGCATCCACAGGTCCTGCCCCTGGACACCTGGCCCTCGGCCCAGCCGGGCCATGGCGCTGTGCCTGAAGCAGGTGTTCGCCAAGGACAAGACGTTCCGGCCTCGGAAGCGCTTCGAGCCAGGCACACAGCGCTTTGAGCTATATAAGAAGGCGCAGGCCTCGCTCAAGTCGGGCCTGGACCTGCGCAGCGTGGTGAGGCTGCCGCCGGGGGAGAGCATCGACGACTGGATCGCGGTGCACGTGGTGGACTTCTTCAATCGCATCAATCTCATCTACGGCACGATGGCCGAGCGCTGCAGCGAAACCAGCTGCCCAGTCATGGCCGGGGGGCCCCGCTACGAGTACCGCTGGCAGGACGAGCGCCAGTACCGGCGGCCCGCCAAGCTGTCGGCACCGCGCTACATGGCCCTGCTCATGGACTGGATCGAGGGCCTCATCAACGACGAGGACGTCTTTCCCACTCGCGTTG GAGTTCCCTTCCCCAAGAACTTCCAGCAGGTCTGCACCAAGATCCTGACCCGCCTCTTCCGGGTCTTTGTCCATGTCTACATCCACCACTTCGACAGCATCCTCGGCATGGGGGCCGAAGCACACGTCAACACCTGCTACAAGCACTTCTACTACTTCATCCGCGAGTTCAGCCTGGTGGACCAGCGGGAGCTGGAACCACTG AGGGAGATGACAGAGCGTATCTGTCACTGA
- the MOB3C gene encoding MOB kinase activator 3C isoform X6 produces MDYGISHRKLKAEPCHCPDPQCTMQPGSPTLHQLAHGVPLRSFHPGPCLLVGLQEAPATSLMVNKKTDEHLFGAQAQISGIHRSCPWTPGPRPSRAMALCLKQVFAKDKTFRPRKRFEPGTQRFELYKKAQASLKSGLDLRSVVRLPPGESIDDWIAVHVVDFFNRINLIYGTMAERCSETSCPVMAGGPRYEYRWQDERQYRRPAKLSAPRYMALLMDWIEGLINDEDVFPTRVGVPFPKNFQQVCTKILTRLFRVFVHVYIHHFDSILGMGAEAHVNTCYKHFYYFIREFSLVDQRELEPLREMTERICH; encoded by the exons ATGGACTACGGGATATCCCATAGGAAGCTGAAGGCGGAGCCTTGCCACTGCCCCGACCCCCAATGCACAATGCAGCCAGGCTCTCCCACGCTGCACCAGCTGGCCCATGGGGTGCCCCTGAGGTCATTTCATCCAGGCCCCTGCCTCTTGGTGGGCCTGCAGGAAGCTCCCGCCACCTCTCTAATGGTCAACAAGAAGACAGATGAGCACCTGTTTGGAGCCCAGGCCCAGATCTCT GGCATCCACAGGTCCTGCCCCTGGACACCTGGCCCTCGGCCCAGCCGGGCCATGGCGCTGTGCCTGAAGCAGGTGTTCGCCAAGGACAAGACGTTCCGGCCTCGGAAGCGCTTCGAGCCAGGCACACAGCGCTTTGAGCTATATAAGAAGGCGCAGGCCTCGCTCAAGTCGGGCCTGGACCTGCGCAGCGTGGTGAGGCTGCCGCCGGGGGAGAGCATCGACGACTGGATCGCGGTGCACGTGGTGGACTTCTTCAATCGCATCAATCTCATCTACGGCACGATGGCCGAGCGCTGCAGCGAAACCAGCTGCCCAGTCATGGCCGGGGGGCCCCGCTACGAGTACCGCTGGCAGGACGAGCGCCAGTACCGGCGGCCCGCCAAGCTGTCGGCACCGCGCTACATGGCCCTGCTCATGGACTGGATCGAGGGCCTCATCAACGACGAGGACGTCTTTCCCACTCGCGTTG GAGTTCCCTTCCCCAAGAACTTCCAGCAGGTCTGCACCAAGATCCTGACCCGCCTCTTCCGGGTCTTTGTCCATGTCTACATCCACCACTTCGACAGCATCCTCGGCATGGGGGCCGAAGCACACGTCAACACCTGCTACAAGCACTTCTACTACTTCATCCGCGAGTTCAGCCTGGTGGACCAGCGGGAGCTGGAACCACTG AGGGAGATGACAGAGCGTATCTGTCACTGA
- the MOB3C gene encoding MOB kinase activator 3C isoform X3: protein MALCLKQVFAKDKTFRPRKRFEPGTQRFELYKKAQASLKSGLDLRSVVRLPPGESIDDWIAVHVVDFFNRINLIYGTMAERCSETSCPVMAGGPRYEYRWQDERQYRRPAKLSAPRYMALLMDWIEGLINDEDVFPTRVGVPFPKNFQQVCTKILTRLFRVFVHVYIHHFDSILGMGAEAHVNTCYKHFYYFIREFSLVDQRELEPLREMTERICH, encoded by the exons ATGGCGCTGTGCCTGAAGCAGGTGTTCGCCAAGGACAAGACGTTCCGGCCTCGGAAGCGCTTCGAGCCAGGCACACAGCGCTTTGAGCTATATAAGAAGGCGCAGGCCTCGCTCAAGTCGGGCCTGGACCTGCGCAGCGTGGTGAGGCTGCCGCCGGGGGAGAGCATCGACGACTGGATCGCGGTGCACGTGGTGGACTTCTTCAATCGCATCAATCTCATCTACGGCACGATGGCCGAGCGCTGCAGCGAAACCAGCTGCCCAGTCATGGCCGGGGGGCCCCGCTACGAGTACCGCTGGCAGGACGAGCGCCAGTACCGGCGGCCCGCCAAGCTGTCGGCACCGCGCTACATGGCCCTGCTCATGGACTGGATCGAGGGCCTCATCAACGACGAGGACGTCTTTCCCACTCGCGTTG GAGTTCCCTTCCCCAAGAACTTCCAGCAGGTCTGCACCAAGATCCTGACCCGCCTCTTCCGGGTCTTTGTCCATGTCTACATCCACCACTTCGACAGCATCCTCGGCATGGGGGCCGAAGCACACGTCAACACCTGCTACAAGCACTTCTACTACTTCATCCGCGAGTTCAGCCTGGTGGACCAGCGGGAGCTGGAACCACTG AGGGAGATGACAGAGCGTATCTGTCACTGA